DNA from Pelobacter propionicus DSM 2379:
GATAAGGGGAGCGGCGAGCCGGCCCGCCTGTACGAGGCCACCCAGCAGTTCCTGGCCAAGGCGCGCCAGCGCCCCGAACTGACCGGGCTGAACACCACCTTCCGCGCCGCCTCCCAGCAGCTGAAGGCCGAGGTTGACCGCTCCAAGGCCGTGCTCTTGGGGGTGCCGGTGGAGGATGTGTACAGCGCCCTGCAGGCCCAGTTTGGTTCGATCCAGGTCAGCCAGTTCAACCAGTACAGCAGGGTCTGGAACGTCATCCTCCAGTCCGATGCCCCCTACCGCCGCACCCCCGCGGACATCACCCGGCTCTACACCCGCTCCACCACCGGCCAGATGGTGCCGCTGTCAGCCGTGGTCAACACCAGTTACGTGACCAACCCCGACCTGGTGCCCCACTTCAACGGCTTTCCGGCCGCCCAGGTCACCGGCAACGCCCAGGCGGGATTCAGCTCGGGCGAGGCCATCAAGGCCATGGAAGAGGTGGCGACGGAAGTTCTTCCCCAGGGGTACAGCTTTGCTTGGTCGGGCATGGCCTACGAGGAGAAGAAATCAGGCGGCACCTCCGCCGCTGCCTTCGCCTTCGGCCTGGTTATCGTCTTCCTCCTGCTGGCGGCCCAGTTCGAATCCTGGACCCTGCCCGGCTCGGTCATGACGGCCGTTCCCTTCGGCATCCTGGGCGCCCTGATGTTCAACTGGATGCGGGGCTTGAGCAACGACGTCTACTTCCAGATCGGCCTGCTGGTTCTGATCGGCCTGGGAGCCAAGAACGCGGTCCTGCGGGTGACCTTTGCCGTGGAACTGCGGGAACAGGGGCTCTCCATCATGGACGCCACGGTGCGGTCAGGCGAGGAGCGCTTCCGCCCCATCATCATGACCTCCCTGGCCTTCATCTTCGGCGTACTGCCGCTGGCCATCGCCACCGGCGCCGGCGCCAACGCCCGACACTCCATCGGTACCGGCATCATGGGGGGGATGATCGGCGAGGCAACCCTGGCCATGCTGTACGTGCCGCTCTTCTTCTATATCTTTGACAATCTGACCGAGCGTAACAAGGAGAAGAAAGCGAAGAAAGCGGCGGCCGAAGGGCGTCCGCCGGACACGCCGCAGGTGGCGAGCCTGACCGAGAGCCATGATATCCACCGGGAAGGGGGTAACTGACATGCGCCGACTACTCGTTCTCACACTCGCAACCCTGCTTGCCGGTTGCATGATCGGCCCGGACTACCACAGACCGGTGGTGGAAACTCCATCCTCCTTCATATACGAAGACAAGGAGGCCCGTGCCACGGCGGACACCGAATGGTGGAAGCAGTTCCAGGACCCGGTGCTCGATGCTCTGATTAGTGATGCCCTTACCAACAACAAGAACATCAAGATCGCTGCCGCCAACATCGAACAGGCCTCAGGGTTCCTGACCCAGACCCGCTCCCCGCTCTTCCCGCAGCTGGGCTATGGCGCCGATGCCGGGCGTCAGCGGCTGAGCGAAAACAACGCCATCCCCGTCTCTCCCGGTATCAACAACCCCCAGGATTACTTCCAGCTCTTCGGCGGCGCCAGCTGGGAGCTGGATCTCTGGGGCCATGTCAGGCGCCTCTCCGAGTTCGCACGGGCCAACCTGCTGGCCAATCAGGAGGCACGCCGCGGCGTGATTCTCACCCTGGTGGCAGCGGTGGCGGGCGACTACCTGCAGCTGCGCGGGCTGGACGAACAGCTGGTGATCTCAAAGCGCAACCTGGCGGCCTATGCCGATTCGGTGAAACTGTTTGAACTGCAGTTCCAGTACGGCCAGATATCCATGCTGAACGTCCAGCAGGCCCGCACCCAGTATGAGACCGCGGCGGCAACCATATCGCAGATCGAATCCCAGATCAGCCAGCTGGAGAATGCCTTGTCGATCCTGCTGGGCCGCAATCCGGGATCGATTCCGCGCGGCAAGACGATCCATCAGTTGGCCTCCCCGGCTGTTCCGGCAGGTCTCCCCTCCCAGCTGCTTGAGCGCCGGCCGGACCTGGCGCAGGCCGAACAGAACCTGATCGCCGCCAACGCCCAGATCGGCGCGGCAAAGGCGCTCTACTTCCCGACCATCTCGCTTACCGGTAATTTCGGCTTTGCCAGCGAGAACCTCTCCGATCTCTTCAAGGGGCCGAGCAAGCTCTGGAGTTATGGCGGCTCGATTACCGGCCCTATCTTCACCGCCGGCGCCATCTCTGGTCAGGTTAGGCAGAGCGAAGCACTACAGAAGGCGGCGCTCCAAAGGTACGAGGCTGCGATTCAGAGTGCCTTTGCCGACGTGGAAAATGCCCTGGTCATCCGCCAGAAGTTGGCCGGACAGCTTCTGGCCCAAGAGCGGCTGGTCAAGGCCAGCCAGGAGTACGAGCAACTGGCCAAGCTTCAGTATGATGGAGGCTACGCCCCCTACCTCACCGTTTTGAGCGCGCAGCAGCAGCTCTTCCCCGCCGAACTCACCCTTACCCAGTTGCGCGCCTCGCTGCTTACATCCTACGCCAACCTGTACAAGGCCATGGGTGGCGGCTGGGTGGATGCGGCCGACAGGCTGGCAGGCACGCCTCCCGCCGCGTCCCCTCGCCTGTAGGGAGGCGATCGAGGTCTACTGCAAGGTGGACAGCCCAGAGGATGCGTGCTTCTGGAGTGCCGCGGCAAGCATAGCGGTGACTTTCCCGCGTCAGCAGGTAGCCGTGTAACAGTGGGTCGAACAAGGCAGGGCACGCTTGGCGGAGGCAAAGCGCATCTGACGAAGCATGTGATCGGACGTTATCTGTTATATCAGTTCTTTCCGCCCTCCACTGCCTTTGCTTGTTGGGCTCCGGCTTTGCCGGCTCAGGGGACCGTCCATGAAGTGCGCACCTGCCGATATGTACCTGCGGTTACGGGCATTCTGGCTGGGAGACGAGGCTCTTTCGGTGTTTCTGGTCCTCCTCTTCCTTGCCCTTTTTCTCGGGCCGTTCCTCGACTCTCCGCAGGTGAGGCTGCTGACGAGCCTCTTTTTCTCGCTGCTGATGGTATCCGGGATTGTCAACATATCGCGGCGACCATCAATCAGGTGTGTGGCCGGCATGGTGGCCTGTAGCGCCATCGCGCTGCGCTGGCTCACCCATGTCCTGCCGACGCCGGAAACGCTGCGCTGGGGAAGCCTTGCATCCCTCATCTACATGATCATGCTGTCCATGGTTATCCTGTACAAAGTCTTCATGGACGACAAACCGGTCACCGGCAATCGCGTAAAAGGGGCGGTAGCCGCCTATCTGCTGTTCGGCATCACCTGGTCAGTTCTCTACGGATTCCTTGACCAGGTTTTGCCCAACGCCTTCAACCTCCCCCAGGCCGCCGGCGATTACGGTCCCGCACGCCAGGAGGTGTTCGTCTACTACAGTTTCATCACCCTCACGACGGTCGGCTACGGTGACATCAGCCCGACCCACGATGTCTCGCGCATGTTCGCGGTGATGGAGGCGCTGGTGGGGCAGCTCTACCCGGCCACGCTGCTGGCCAGGCTCGTCTCCCTGGCCATAACCCAGCAGCAGGAGACGACGCGGGACACGAGAGGTTGAACTTCCGGTTCGGCTGAGACGCCTGCTCCAGTACCCGTCGAAAGCCGACTCAATAGAACGCGGAAAAATCGGATGCAATGGATAACAACGGATCGAATTCCATTCCAGTGAACAATCCAGCTGTTTCCGGCTTTTTACGATGTGATCCGCGTTCCATGCGTACTGAGGTATGAACCGGCAAGCTGCGTCTCCGCCATACCGTTACGACTGTTCAGAGGAATACCATGTTGCGACTCCTGCAATCCATATTCGGTAGCGAACGACAGGGTACGTACCCCGAGTCGCTGGTCAGGGAGGCCATCGAACGGACGGTGGAAGGCACCGACCCCTGGCTGCGCGGCGTGTCCGGCTACCGCAAGAAGCTGCGGCCGGCAGTCCTGGCTGCCATCGATCACGTGGTGACGCTGGTGGACTCCCTGCCGCCACCCATACCCCTCTCCCTCTCCAGCTTCATCGACGACCGTCTCCTGAAGAGTATGTTCATCTCCTCTCGTGACATGAGCCAGATTCTGTCTGGCGACCGGAGCCTTGCCGAGTTCAGGCGGGAGGAGGCCGGTGACGCTTCCCGGGTCGTTGCCCTGCTGGCCATGGAAAAGCAGGAGAGGGTGGCCTTTGGCGCCGGGCTGTCGGGCGAGATCGTTGTCCGCGATATGCCGATAGTAACGGTCAGTTTCGAGGGCCATCGCTTTCTCGACCCGACCGGTGACGAGGCTGAGACCCGCCGCCTGCTCAAGCGCCGGGCCTTCGACCATCTGCTCGGCCTGGGGCTTAAACGCCTGGGCGACGTGAAATCGGAACGCCGGGAGCTGGAACGGCGGCGCGCGCTGCTTCAGGCCAAGCTCAACCTGCTTGAACGTG
Protein-coding regions in this window:
- a CDS encoding efflux transporter outer membrane subunit, with the protein product MRRLLVLTLATLLAGCMIGPDYHRPVVETPSSFIYEDKEARATADTEWWKQFQDPVLDALISDALTNNKNIKIAAANIEQASGFLTQTRSPLFPQLGYGADAGRQRLSENNAIPVSPGINNPQDYFQLFGGASWELDLWGHVRRLSEFARANLLANQEARRGVILTLVAAVAGDYLQLRGLDEQLVISKRNLAAYADSVKLFELQFQYGQISMLNVQQARTQYETAAATISQIESQISQLENALSILLGRNPGSIPRGKTIHQLASPAVPAGLPSQLLERRPDLAQAEQNLIAANAQIGAAKALYFPTISLTGNFGFASENLSDLFKGPSKLWSYGGSITGPIFTAGAISGQVRQSEALQKAALQRYEAAIQSAFADVENALVIRQKLAGQLLAQERLVKASQEYEQLAKLQYDGGYAPYLTVLSAQQQLFPAELTLTQLRASLLTSYANLYKAMGGGWVDAADRLAGTPPAASPRL
- a CDS encoding potassium channel family protein — encoded protein: MKCAPADMYLRLRAFWLGDEALSVFLVLLFLALFLGPFLDSPQVRLLTSLFFSLLMVSGIVNISRRPSIRCVAGMVACSAIALRWLTHVLPTPETLRWGSLASLIYMIMLSMVILYKVFMDDKPVTGNRVKGAVAAYLLFGITWSVLYGFLDQVLPNAFNLPQAAGDYGPARQEVFVYYSFITLTTVGYGDISPTHDVSRMFAVMEALVGQLYPATLLARLVSLAITQQQETTRDTRG